Genomic window (Candidatus Ozemobacteraceae bacterium):
CTTCGGGCTGCCGCCTCGAGCGTGCGCAGGGCCGTTCCGCCCGACAAGATCTGGCCGTTCTCGACCGATGGCGTGCTCAGCGCCGGCGAGGAGAAGATCCCGACCCTCGGCTACGGGCCCGGCCGCGAAGACGCCTGTCACATCGTCGACGAGTGGGTCGCGGAACGGGACGTGGCCGACGCGCTGGTCGTCTACAGCCTACTGCCTTTCATGAAATGATTTGTGAATCATCGCGGTTTCAGATATAAAGTAATCTATATATAACAGGTCGTTCAAATTCAATTCTCACGGTTGTGCCGTGAAGGGCGGGTTTCAAGCCCGCCCCCACAGAAGATGTGCAGCGGGTCAGCCGATATTTTCGAGGAAGTTGCGGTATTCGAGGACGGAGGCTGACTGGGCCGCGGCGCGGGCGGCGTCCATGTCGGCGTAGTTCTGTCTGACGGTCTCGACCAGCTTCGGGTCGAGCTTGCCGTTCGCGGCGTGGTCGAGCAGAATGGCGAGGACCTTCTCGGACGGCATGCCGCGGCGATACGGCCGGTCCTCGGTCAGGGCGGTGAAGACGTCGGCGACGGCCATGATGCGGGCGGCCGTCTCGATCTCATCGGCCTTGAGATGGAAAGGATAGCCGCTGCCGTCGAGCCGCTCGTGATGGAACGAACCGATGCGGTTGATGTCCTGCAGACCGTCGATCTGCTCGAGCGTGCGGTATGTGCAGAACGTGTGGCTGCGCATGACGTTGTATTCCTCGGTGGTCAGGCTGCCCTTCTTCTCGATGATCTCGGTGGGAATGGCCAGTTTGCCGAGGTCGTGCAGATACCCGGCGATGCGGATCCGGAGACACTCGTCGGCGGAAAGGCCGGCGAGCCGCCCGAGACGTTCGGCGCTGGCCGCGACCCCGCTCGAGTGGGTCGCGGTGAACGGGCTGCGGAAGTCTATAATACGCCTGAATATATTTGCGAACGAAAGCAGTTCCTCGTTATTCAGGACGATGGTGCCGAGCCTGCTGGCGCGGGCGAGGACCTTACCGAGCAGGGGCGAGGTGAGGTCGAGCCAGAAATACTCGTTCGCCGCCAGCCTGAACAGGATGTCGGCGAGTTCCGGATGGAACATCGTGCCGACGTGCTCTCGTATTCTGCCCAATATAGAATCCGTCTGTCCGAGAACTTCGCCGTTCCGGTCGATGAGCAGAGTCACGCGGTCGGCAAGGTGCAAGAC
Coding sequences:
- a CDS encoding HD domain-containing protein; translation: MNKHTEINLFDFLNCLSDVMDWLSPALTSHHLQVTLLSFRIAEQLDWSRDGLNDLMMAAMLHDVGALSLSQRMETLSFEDQTGQRHAVTGAALLSQFGPLSQAAEIVKFHHVPWNDGNGLEHGGEKVPLGSHVLHLADRVTLLIDRNGEVLGQTDSILGRIREHVGTMFHPELADILFRLAANEYFWLDLTSPLLGKVLARASRLGTIVLNNEELLSFANIFRRIIDFRSPFTATHSSGVAASAERLGRLAGLSADECLRIRIAGYLHDLGKLAIPTEIIEKKGSLTTEEYNVMRSHTFCTYRTLEQIDGLQDINRIGSFHHERLDGSGYPFHLKADEIETAARIMAVADVFTALTEDRPYRRGMPSEKVLAILLDHAANGKLDPKLVETVRQNYADMDAARAAAQSASVLEYRNFLENIG